The following coding sequences are from one Ochotona princeps isolate mOchPri1 chromosome 8, mOchPri1.hap1, whole genome shotgun sequence window:
- the BMP10 gene encoding bone morphogenetic protein 10 codes for MDSLGLGLYAVFCLVAHSVSGSPIMGLEQSALEEDMPLFDDVFSEQDGVDFNTLLQSMKDEFLKTLNLSDIPTQDSAKVDPPEYMLELYNKFATDRTSMPSANIIRSFKNEDMFSQPASFHGLRKYPLLFNVSIPHHEEVIMAELRLYTLVQRDRLIYEGVDRKITIFEVLEDEGDNNGERSLLVLVSGEIYGVNSEWETFDVTDAIRRWQKSGSSTHQLEVHIESRHNEAEDINRGQLEIDTSAQNKHDPLLVVFSDDQSSDKEQKEELNEMIAHEQLPELDNLDGYSRGPGEEALLQMRSNIIYDSTARIRRNAKGNYCKRTPLYIDFKEIGWDSWIIAPPGYEAYECRGVCNYPLAEHLTPTKHAIIQALVHLKNSQKASKACCVPTKLEPISILYLDKGVVTYKFKYEGMAVSECGCR; via the exons ATGGATtctctggggctggggctgtaTGCCGTCTTCTGCCTAGTAGCTCACTCTGTTTCTGGCAGTCCCATCATGGGCCTTGAGCAATCGGCTCTGGAAGAGGACATGCCTCTCTTCGACGATGTCTTCTCAGAGCAAGATGGAGTTGACTTTAACACACTGCTCCAGAGCATGAAGGATGAGTTTCTTAAGACATTGAACTTGTCCGACATCCCAACACAGGATTCAGCCAAGGTGGACCCACCAGAGTACATGCTGGAACTCTACAACAAGTTTGCTACAGATCGGACCTCTATGCCTTCGGCCAACATCATCAGGAGTTTCAAGAATGAAG ATATGTTTTCCCAACCAGCTAGTTTTCACGGACTCCGAAAATACCCTCTTCTCTTCAATGTGTCCATCCCTCACCATGAGGAAGTCATCATGGCTGAACTCAGATTGTACACACTGGTGCAAAGAGATCGGCTAATATATGAGGGAGTGGACCGCAAAATTACCATCTTTGAAGTTCTAGAGGATGAAGGAGACAACAATGGTGAAAGAAGCCTGTTGGTCTTAGTGTCAGGGGAAATCTATGGAGTCAACAGTGAGTGGGAGACTTTTGATGTCACAGATGCCATTCGACGTTGGCAAAAGTCTGGCTCATCCACACACCAGTTGGAGGTCCACATTGAGAGTAGGCACAACGAAGCTGAGGACATCAATAGGGGACAGCTGGAAATAGACACCAGTGCCCAGAATAAGCATGATCCTTTGCTTGTTGTGTTTTCTGATGACCAAAGCAGTGACaaggagcagaaggaagaatTGAATGAAATGATTGCTCATGAGCAACTTCCAGAGCTGGACAACTTGGATGGCTACTCCAGGGGACCTGGTGAAGAGGCGTTGCTGCAGATGAGGTCAAACATCATCTATGACTCCACTGCTCGAATTCGCAGGAATGCCAAAGGCAACTACTGCAAGAGGACCCCGCTCTACATTGACTTCAAAGAGATTGGATGGGACTCTTGGATCATTGCTCCGCCTGGGTATGAAGCCTATGAATGTCGTGGTGTTTGCAATTACCCCTTGGCAGAGCATCTCACACCCACCAAGCATGCAATTATCCAGGCCTTGGTCCACCTCAAGAACTCCCAGAAGGCTTCCAAAGCTTGCTGTGTGCCCACAAAACTCGAGCCCATCTCCATCCTCTATTTGGACAAAGGTGTAGTCACCTATAAGTTCAAATATGAAGGCATGGCTGTCTCTGAATGTGGCTGTAGATAG